A section of the Alkalihalobacillus sp. LMS39 genome encodes:
- the araA gene encoding L-arabinose isomerase, whose protein sequence is MLKTKNYEFWFVTGSQHLYGPETIKEVQEHSRQIVEGLNADETLSFNIVLKPVLTTAEAIHKLCIEANTSENCAGLITWMHTFSPAKMWIAGLSELKRPLLHLHTQFNREIPWDSIDMDFMNTNQSAHGDREYGFIGARMKIARKVIVGHWEDEAVRTRTASWMKTAVAVADGMQLKVARFGDNMRNVAVTEGDKVEAQIKFGWTTSAFGIGDLVQRMNEISDEDVEALYKEYEELYDINTTASTSEEYRNSILYQARIELGMKSFLEEGGFTAFTTNFEDLHGMKQLPGLAVQRLMEQGYGFGGEGDWKTAALTRMMKIIADGKGTSFMEDYTYHLEKGNELVLGSHMLEVCPTIAATKPKIEVHPLGIGGKEDPARMVFNGAEGRALNASLIDLGNRFRLVVNEVDAVKPVQEMPKLPVAQILWKPQPSLSESAEAWIHAGGAHHTVFSFEVTPEQLYDWATMTDIECVFINESTNVMQFQNELRWNDIARKF, encoded by the coding sequence ATGTTAAAAACAAAAAACTATGAATTTTGGTTTGTAACAGGAAGTCAGCATTTATACGGACCAGAAACAATTAAGGAAGTTCAAGAGCATTCACGCCAAATTGTTGAAGGGTTAAATGCAGATGAAACGCTTTCGTTTAACATTGTGTTAAAGCCTGTTTTAACAACAGCAGAAGCAATTCATAAATTATGTATTGAAGCGAATACGAGTGAAAATTGTGCCGGACTCATTACATGGATGCATACATTTTCTCCAGCCAAAATGTGGATTGCTGGGTTATCTGAACTGAAAAGACCGTTGTTGCACTTGCACACACAATTTAATCGTGAAATTCCTTGGGATTCAATTGATATGGATTTCATGAACACAAACCAATCAGCTCACGGAGACCGTGAATATGGCTTTATTGGTGCGCGTATGAAAATTGCCCGCAAAGTCATTGTCGGCCACTGGGAAGATGAAGCGGTAAGAACTCGAACAGCAAGCTGGATGAAAACGGCTGTTGCAGTGGCAGACGGCATGCAATTAAAAGTGGCTCGTTTCGGTGACAATATGAGAAACGTGGCGGTAACTGAAGGAGATAAAGTCGAAGCTCAAATTAAATTTGGCTGGACAACATCTGCTTTTGGAATTGGAGACTTAGTTCAACGAATGAATGAAATTTCTGATGAAGATGTAGAAGCTCTTTATAAGGAATATGAAGAATTATATGATATTAATACAACAGCATCAACATCAGAAGAGTACCGTAATTCTATTTTATATCAAGCACGAATTGAATTAGGAATGAAATCATTTTTAGAAGAAGGTGGCTTCACAGCTTTTACAACGAATTTTGAAGACTTACATGGCATGAAGCAATTACCAGGACTTGCGGTGCAACGATTAATGGAGCAAGGGTATGGTTTCGGTGGAGAAGGCGATTGGAAAACAGCAGCTTTAACACGTATGATGAAAATCATTGCAGATGGTAAAGGAACCTCCTTTATGGAAGATTATACGTACCACTTAGAAAAAGGAAATGAGCTTGTTTTAGGATCGCATATGTTAGAAGTTTGTCCTACGATTGCAGCAACAAAGCCGAAAATTGAAGTTCATCCTTTAGGGATTGGTGGAAAAGAAGACCCTGCTCGTATGGTGTTTAATGGTGCTGAAGGGCGTGCGTTAAATGCATCTTTAATCGACTTAGGAAATCGTTTCCGACTAGTTGTGAATGAAGTAGATGCAGTAAAACCAGTTCAAGAAATGCCGAAACTACCAGTGGCTCAAATTTTATGGAAACCACAACCGTCATTAAGTGAATCAGCAGAAGCTTGGATTCATGCTGGTGGTGCACATCATACCGTCTTTTCGTTTGAAGTAACACCAGAACAATTATACGATTGGGCAACAATGACGGATATTGAGTGTGTGTTTATTAATGAGTCCACAAATGTAATGCAATTCCAAAATGAATTACGTTGGAATGATATTGCACGTAAATTTTAA
- the araD gene encoding L-ribulose-5-phosphate 4-epimerase, with amino-acid sequence MLEQLKEKVFQANLALPKHKLVTFTWGNVSGIDREKGLVVIKPSGVEYDEMRVEDMVVVDLDGNVVSGHLRPSSDTATHLVLYKAFQDIGGIVHTHSSFATSWAQAGKSLAAFGTTHADYFYGEIPCTRPMKEAEIKGEYELETGNVIVETFQNKQINPVQMPGVLVHSHAPFVWGKDPDNAVHNAVVLEEVAKMAINMVTINPATEPMDQHLLDRHFLRKHGANAYYGQK; translated from the coding sequence ATGTTAGAACAACTGAAAGAAAAAGTATTCCAAGCAAATTTAGCTTTACCTAAACATAAACTTGTTACTTTTACTTGGGGAAATGTAAGTGGAATTGACCGAGAAAAAGGTCTTGTCGTCATTAAACCAAGTGGAGTCGAGTATGACGAGATGCGCGTAGAGGATATGGTTGTTGTCGATTTAGACGGGAATGTTGTTTCTGGCCATTTACGACCATCGTCTGACACTGCTACTCACCTTGTTTTATACAAAGCATTTCAAGACATTGGTGGGATTGTTCACACTCACTCTTCCTTTGCAACAAGCTGGGCACAAGCTGGAAAATCACTGGCTGCTTTTGGCACAACACATGCCGATTATTTTTATGGGGAAATTCCATGCACACGCCCAATGAAAGAAGCTGAAATAAAAGGAGAATATGAGCTTGAAACAGGAAATGTAATTGTAGAAACGTTTCAAAACAAACAAATAAATCCAGTGCAAATGCCTGGAGTACTTGTTCATTCTCATGCACCTTTTGTGTGGGGAAAAGACCCAGACAATGCAGTTCACAATGCAGTTGTATTAGAAGAAGTCGCAAAAATGGCGATTAACATGGTAACGATTAATCCAGCGACAGAACCGATGGATCAACATTTATTAGATCGTCATTTTCTGCGTAAACATGGTGCAAACGCTTACTATGGTCAAAAGTAA